A DNA window from Stenotrophomonas sp. 57 contains the following coding sequences:
- a CDS encoding nucleotide sugar dehydrogenase, producing the protein MSAPVAAAVTPRFAVIGLGYVGLPLAVAFGRHWPTLGFDIDAGRIAELREGQDHTLEVEADELASAPHLHYGSDPGLLDACNVYIVTVPTPIDAYEQPDLEPLRSASRLIASHLRAGDLVIYESTVYPGTTEEVCVPLLEQGSGLRFNEDFYCGYSPERVSPGDRQRRLADIRKITSGSTPEVAAVIDGLYERIIDAGTFPAPSMRVAEAAKVVENIQRDVNIALVNELALIFDRLGIDTQDVLDAAGSKWNFLPFRPGLVGGHCIGVDPYYLLHKSESVGYHPDLIHTARQVNNRVGEHVAARVLAMLAERGRLPAQSRVLVLGVTFKEDCPDLRNSRALELAQRLGDAGAQVAVSDPWVGPAALADAGVHWLAEPVPGGYDAVVLAVAHARFKAMDEAAIRALLAPGGLVYDVKSAWPRNVVDGRL; encoded by the coding sequence ATGAGCGCGCCCGTTGCGGCGGCGGTAACTCCGCGTTTCGCAGTGATCGGCCTGGGTTACGTCGGCCTGCCGTTGGCCGTGGCGTTCGGCAGGCACTGGCCGACGCTGGGCTTTGATATCGATGCCGGGCGCATTGCCGAACTGCGCGAGGGCCAGGACCATACGCTGGAAGTGGAGGCCGACGAGCTGGCCAGTGCGCCGCATCTGCACTACGGCAGCGATCCGGGGCTGCTCGACGCCTGCAATGTCTACATCGTTACCGTGCCGACCCCGATCGATGCCTACGAGCAGCCCGACCTGGAGCCATTGCGCTCGGCCAGCCGGCTGATCGCCAGCCACCTGCGTGCGGGCGATCTGGTGATCTACGAGTCCACGGTATACCCGGGAACCACCGAAGAAGTCTGCGTGCCGCTGCTGGAGCAGGGCTCGGGACTGCGCTTCAACGAGGATTTCTACTGCGGCTACAGTCCGGAACGGGTCAGCCCCGGTGACCGTCAGCGGCGCCTGGCCGACATCCGCAAGATCACCTCGGGTTCGACGCCGGAGGTTGCAGCCGTGATCGACGGCCTGTACGAGCGCATCATCGACGCCGGGACCTTCCCGGCACCGTCGATGCGCGTGGCCGAAGCGGCCAAAGTGGTCGAGAACATCCAGCGCGACGTCAACATCGCGCTGGTCAACGAACTGGCACTGATCTTCGACCGGCTCGGCATCGATACCCAGGACGTGCTGGATGCGGCCGGAAGCAAATGGAATTTCCTGCCGTTCCGGCCCGGGCTGGTCGGTGGCCATTGCATCGGCGTGGACCCGTACTACCTGCTGCACAAATCCGAGAGCGTGGGCTACCACCCGGACCTGATCCACACCGCGCGGCAGGTCAACAACCGCGTCGGCGAACACGTGGCCGCACGCGTGCTGGCGATGCTGGCCGAGCGTGGCCGCCTGCCTGCGCAGTCACGGGTGCTGGTGCTCGGCGTGACCTTCAAGGAAGACTGCCCGGACCTGCGCAACAGCCGAGCGCTGGAGCTGGCGCAGCGCCTGGGTGATGCCGGTGCACAGGTCGCGGTCAGTGACCCATGGGTCGGCCCGGCGGCATTGGCCGATGCGGGCGTGCATTGGCTGGCCGAACCGGTTCCCGGCGGCTATGACGCCGTGGTGCTGGCGGTGGCCCATGCCCGCTTCAAGGCCATGGATGAAGCGGCCATCCGTGCCCTGCTGGCCCCCGGTGGACTGGTCTACGACGTGAAATCGGCCTGGCCGCGCAACGTGGTTGACGGTCGCCTGTAA
- a CDS encoding sulfurtransferase has protein sequence MIANTAAYHFAVIDAPQALCDQLLARAEAAELRGTILVAGEGLNLFLAGAPGDIEGFYAALREDARFVDLRVKTSLSKHQPFARLKAKVKDEIISFRRDDGQPLDYPRAPAVDPATVQRWLRQGHDDAGKPVVMLDTRNLQEVEYGTFKDALVLPIHKFTDLPEALAPHREALKDSTVVSFCTGGIRCEKAALWMVNDGMDNVLQLDGGILGYFEEVGGEGYEGRCFVFDERVALDAKLKPMVDQPLPEPRPSAF, from the coding sequence ATGATCGCCAACACCGCTGCCTACCATTTCGCCGTCATCGACGCCCCCCAGGCCCTGTGCGACCAGCTGCTGGCGCGCGCCGAGGCGGCTGAGCTGCGTGGCACGATCCTGGTGGCGGGCGAGGGCCTGAACCTGTTCCTGGCCGGCGCGCCAGGAGATATCGAGGGCTTCTATGCGGCGCTGCGCGAAGATGCGCGCTTTGTCGATCTGCGGGTCAAGACCAGCCTCAGCAAGCACCAGCCGTTCGCGCGGCTGAAGGCCAAGGTGAAGGACGAGATCATCAGCTTCCGCCGCGATGACGGCCAGCCGCTGGACTATCCGCGTGCGCCTGCGGTTGATCCGGCCACGGTGCAGCGGTGGCTGCGCCAGGGGCATGACGACGCCGGCAAGCCGGTGGTGATGCTCGACACGCGCAACCTGCAGGAGGTGGAGTACGGCACCTTCAAGGACGCGCTGGTGCTGCCCATCCACAAGTTCACCGACCTGCCCGAGGCATTGGCGCCGCACCGCGAAGCGCTGAAGGACAGCACCGTGGTCAGTTTCTGCACCGGCGGCATCCGTTGCGAGAAGGCGGCGCTGTGGATGGTCAATGACGGCATGGACAATGTGCTGCAGCTGGACGGTGGCATCCTCGGTTACTTCGAGGAGGTGGGCGGCGAAGGCTACGAGGGGCGTTGCTTCGTGTTCGACGAGCGCGTGGCGCTGGATGCCAAGCTGAAGCCCATGGTCGACCAGCCGCTGCCGGAGCCGCGTCCGAGCGCGTTCTAA
- a CDS encoding LLM class flavin-dependent oxidoreductase produces the protein MIPLSILDLAPVCEGSDTTAAFANMLELAQHADALGYRRYWLAEHHNMPGIASAATAVLIGHVAGGTKRIRVGAGGIMLPNHAPLQVAEQFGTLASLYPDRIDLGLGRAPGTDQPTARALRRYFDSADQFPQDVRELLHYFEPVQPGQAVQAVPGGGLRVPTWILGSSLFGARMAASMGLPYAFASHFAPDVMDEALAVYRREFRPSATLKQPHAMLALNVVASDSEAESRRLFTSQQQSFVNLRRGRPGKIPAPIDDIESFWEPHEKLGVERALACTVLGDPQQVAEGIAAFVERHKPDELMLTANLYDHRARLRSFELAMHAWHARHAG, from the coding sequence ATGATCCCGTTGTCGATCCTTGACCTGGCCCCGGTCTGCGAGGGCAGTGACACCACAGCCGCTTTCGCCAACATGCTGGAACTGGCCCAGCACGCCGATGCGCTGGGCTACCGCCGCTACTGGTTGGCCGAACACCACAACATGCCTGGCATCGCCAGCGCGGCCACCGCTGTGCTGATCGGCCATGTGGCCGGGGGCACAAAGCGCATCCGCGTCGGTGCCGGCGGCATCATGCTGCCCAACCATGCCCCGCTGCAGGTGGCCGAGCAGTTCGGCACGCTGGCGTCGCTGTATCCGGACCGCATCGACCTCGGCCTGGGCCGCGCACCCGGGACCGATCAGCCGACCGCGCGTGCACTGCGCCGCTACTTCGACAGCGCCGACCAGTTCCCGCAGGACGTGCGCGAACTGCTGCATTACTTCGAGCCGGTGCAACCCGGCCAGGCCGTACAGGCGGTCCCGGGTGGCGGCCTGCGGGTGCCGACCTGGATCCTCGGTTCCAGCCTGTTCGGTGCGCGCATGGCCGCCTCGATGGGCCTGCCGTACGCGTTCGCCTCGCACTTCGCGCCCGACGTGATGGACGAGGCGCTGGCGGTGTACCGCCGCGAGTTCCGCCCTTCGGCCACGCTGAAGCAGCCGCACGCGATGCTGGCGCTGAACGTTGTCGCCAGCGACAGCGAAGCCGAGTCGCGCCGCCTGTTCACCAGCCAGCAGCAGAGTTTCGTCAATCTGCGTCGTGGCCGGCCGGGCAAGATTCCGGCACCGATCGACGACATCGAGTCCTTCTGGGAACCGCATGAAAAGCTGGGCGTGGAGCGGGCATTGGCCTGCACCGTGCTGGGTGATCCGCAGCAGGTGGCCGAGGGCATCGCCGCCTTCGTCGAGCGGCACAAGCCCGACGAACTGATGCTCACCGCCAACCTGTACGACCACCGCGCGCGCCTGCGTTCGTTCGAACTGGCGATGCACGCCTGGCATGCCCGCCACGCGGGCTGA
- the hemN gene encoding oxygen-independent coproporphyrinogen III oxidase, with translation MDTFSPAAGGLAWTFDPDLLRRHDRPGPRYTSYPTAPHFHDGFDAPALRQAIADSNRQARALSLYVHVPFCSSPCFYCGCNRVITRDRGRGHSYVSRVLAEADLLAPQFEDGREVIQLHLGGGTPNFLDAEAMTTLVEGLRRRFDFSDSPQRDFSIELDPRFIDTHDVGMLARLGFNRASLGVQDFDPHVQESINRVQGVQQTLDILRACRDSGMRSVNVDLIYGLPGQSLEGFSRTLEQVLALRPDRLAVYGYAHLPHLFRAQKQIDENRLPSPEDKLALLGLAVEKLSAAGYQYIGMDHFALPEEDLSRAQRAGQLHRNFMGYTTHADTDLLGLGVSAISHIGATYSQNPRDLPSWEDAVDQGQLPVWRGVALSADDQLRAELIQQLMCQGEVDGAVLGQRHGVDFERYFADDLRSVQRLQEDGLAEYREGVVRASEPGRPLLRLLAMCFDPYLRAAHEQPRYSRAI, from the coding sequence ATGGACACGTTCTCTCCCGCCGCCGGTGGCCTGGCCTGGACCTTCGACCCCGACCTTCTGCGCCGGCACGACCGGCCGGGGCCACGCTACACCTCGTATCCGACCGCGCCGCACTTCCACGATGGCTTCGATGCACCGGCGCTGCGCCAGGCGATCGCCGACAGCAACCGGCAGGCGCGCGCGCTGTCGCTGTATGTGCACGTGCCGTTCTGTTCCAGCCCGTGCTTCTACTGCGGCTGCAACCGGGTGATCACCCGTGATCGTGGTCGTGGCCACAGTTATGTGTCGCGCGTACTGGCCGAGGCCGACCTGCTGGCGCCACAGTTCGAGGACGGCCGCGAGGTCATCCAGCTGCACCTGGGCGGTGGTACGCCGAACTTCCTCGATGCCGAAGCAATGACCACGCTGGTGGAAGGGCTGCGCCGCCGATTCGATTTCAGTGATTCGCCGCAACGTGATTTCTCGATCGAACTCGATCCGCGCTTCATCGATACCCACGACGTCGGAATGCTGGCGAGGCTGGGCTTCAACCGAGCCAGCCTGGGCGTGCAGGATTTCGATCCGCACGTGCAGGAATCGATCAACCGCGTGCAGGGCGTGCAGCAGACGCTGGACATTCTGCGCGCCTGCCGCGACAGCGGCATGCGCTCGGTCAACGTCGACCTGATCTACGGCCTGCCCGGGCAGAGCCTGGAGGGTTTCAGCCGCACCCTGGAACAGGTGCTGGCGCTGCGCCCGGATCGCCTGGCGGTGTATGGCTATGCGCACCTGCCGCATCTGTTCCGTGCACAGAAACAGATCGACGAAAACCGGCTGCCCTCGCCGGAAGACAAGCTGGCGCTGCTGGGCCTGGCGGTGGAGAAGCTCTCTGCGGCTGGCTACCAGTACATCGGTATGGATCACTTCGCGTTGCCGGAAGAGGATCTGTCACGGGCCCAGCGTGCCGGCCAGCTGCATCGCAACTTCATGGGCTATACCACCCACGCCGATACCGACCTGCTGGGTCTGGGCGTGAGTGCGATCAGCCATATCGGTGCCACCTACAGCCAGAATCCACGTGACCTGCCGTCGTGGGAGGACGCGGTGGACCAGGGACAGTTGCCGGTCTGGCGCGGTGTCGCGCTGAGTGCCGACGACCAGCTGCGCGCGGAGCTGATCCAGCAGCTGATGTGCCAGGGCGAGGTGGATGGTGCGGTGCTGGGGCAGCGCCATGGGGTCGATTTCGAGCGCTACTTCGCCGACGACCTGCGCTCGGTGCAGCGGCTGCAGGAGGATGGTCTGGCCGAGTATCGCGAAGGCGTGGTGCGCGCCAGCGAGCCGGGGCGTCCGCTGCTGCGGTTGCTGGCGATGTGCTTTGATCCGTACCTGCGCGCCGCGCATGAGCAGCCGCGCTACTCGCGTGCGATCTGA
- a CDS encoding DUF6164 family protein, translating to MAKLLLNLRNVGDDEYADVCTLLDRHGIAWYRTEPSPWGISNGGLWLREDADHPRAKALMAEYQAERGPRIRAEREQAVRDGTAETFGSLFRQRPLYVVLVLLAMAGAAALVLLPFMLLRG from the coding sequence ATGGCAAAACTCCTGCTCAATCTGCGCAATGTCGGCGACGACGAATATGCCGATGTCTGCACGCTGCTCGACCGACACGGCATCGCCTGGTATCGCACCGAACCCAGCCCGTGGGGCATTTCCAACGGTGGCCTGTGGCTGCGCGAGGACGCCGATCATCCGCGTGCGAAGGCCCTGATGGCCGAGTACCAGGCCGAGCGGGGTCCTCGCATCCGCGCTGAGCGTGAGCAGGCAGTGCGCGACGGAACCGCCGAGACCTTCGGCAGCCTGTTCCGGCAGCGTCCGCTGTACGTGGTGCTGGTGCTGCTGGCGATGGCCGGCGCGGCGGCGCTGGTGCTGCTGCCGTTCATGCTGCTGCGCGGTTAA
- a CDS encoding FKBP-type peptidyl-prolyl cis-trans isomerase, translating into MRRLLLPLLLSLAAAGCSTEPSGPPPGGTLTAFERIDTVPGTGAEAVSGSKVTVHYTGWIYDNRTETKHGKTFDSSVSRGEPFTFALGAGQVIRGWDEGVAGMKVGGKRTLMIPPDYGYGDRRVGPIPAGSSLVFDVELLDVKP; encoded by the coding sequence ATGCGCCGCCTGCTGCTTCCCCTGCTGCTGTCCCTCGCCGCCGCTGGCTGCTCGACTGAACCGTCCGGCCCGCCGCCCGGCGGCACCCTGACTGCCTTCGAGCGCATCGATACCGTGCCCGGCACCGGGGCCGAAGCCGTCTCCGGCAGCAAAGTGACCGTGCACTACACCGGCTGGATCTACGACAACCGCACCGAAACCAAGCACGGCAAGACCTTCGACAGCTCGGTCAGCCGTGGCGAACCGTTCACCTTCGCGCTGGGCGCCGGCCAGGTCATCCGCGGCTGGGATGAGGGCGTGGCCGGCATGAAGGTCGGCGGCAAGCGCACCCTGATGATCCCGCCGGACTACGGCTACGGCGACCGCCGCGTCGGCCCCATTCCGGCCGGTTCGTCGCTGGTGTTCGACGTCGAGCTGCTCGATGTCAAACCGTAA
- a CDS encoding BLUF domain-containing protein, which translates to MSLHAIAYASEARADLQTTDLDRLLADATAFNRVAGVTGVLMFDGSRFLQYLEGPEDGIDSVFQRILNARSHVQLKVLCRAPVAQRAFPRWSMGTRRIEADLLVQIVDAAWTGFLLGSGGFERLLQAWTGADGELEPAAVALGS; encoded by the coding sequence ATGTCGCTGCACGCGATTGCCTATGCCAGTGAGGCCCGCGCCGATCTGCAGACAACCGATCTTGATCGCCTGCTGGCCGATGCCACGGCGTTCAATCGTGTGGCCGGTGTCACCGGCGTGTTGATGTTCGATGGCAGCCGTTTCCTGCAGTACCTCGAAGGTCCCGAGGACGGGATCGATTCGGTGTTCCAGCGCATCCTCAATGCGCGCAGCCATGTCCAGCTGAAGGTGTTGTGCCGTGCACCGGTGGCACAGCGGGCGTTCCCACGCTGGTCGATGGGGACGCGGCGGATCGAAGCGGACCTGCTGGTGCAGATTGTCGACGCGGCATGGACGGGATTCCTGCTCGGCAGTGGTGGCTTCGAACGCCTGCTGCAGGCCTGGACAGGTGCCGACGGCGAACTGGAACCGGCTGCGGTCGCGCTGGGGTCCTGA
- a CDS encoding exopolysaccharide biosynthesis protein: protein MSSPPEAGQGPGIERPAYRNEGIRTLLEMFASGDPAEHMPLGQILCNLQQSAFGVFLFVAILPSFIPIPGMGGAVSGPLVVLIGLQMLCCLRRPWLPGFIARRGPKRGTMHRFLDRIDRPLRRLDKMLKPRLPQLLTPLPAHAFTGLLLVLLGILLSLPIPFTNFLFGFQLLLFSLALLERDGALMLFNWIAALAAIAFFGFSSGQLVGYTVDLFQRWF from the coding sequence ATGAGCTCACCGCCTGAGGCCGGCCAGGGTCCGGGCATCGAGCGCCCGGCCTACCGCAACGAGGGCATCCGCACCCTCCTGGAGATGTTCGCCTCCGGTGATCCGGCCGAACACATGCCGCTTGGCCAGATCCTGTGCAACCTGCAGCAGAGCGCGTTCGGCGTATTCCTGTTCGTAGCGATCCTGCCCTCGTTCATTCCGATTCCGGGCATGGGCGGCGCGGTCAGCGGCCCACTGGTGGTCCTGATCGGCCTGCAGATGCTGTGCTGCCTGCGCCGCCCCTGGTTGCCCGGTTTCATTGCGCGGCGCGGGCCGAAGCGCGGCACCATGCACCGCTTCCTCGACCGTATCGATCGCCCGCTGCGGCGTCTGGACAAGATGCTGAAGCCGCGCCTGCCCCAGCTGCTGACACCGCTGCCGGCGCACGCCTTCACCGGCCTGCTGCTGGTGCTGCTGGGCATCCTGCTGTCGCTGCCGATTCCCTTCACCAACTTCCTGTTCGGCTTCCAGTTGCTGCTGTTCTCGCTGGCGCTGCTGGAACGCGATGGCGCGCTGATGCTGTTCAACTGGATCGCGGCGCTGGCGGCGATCGCCTTCTTCGGCTTCAGTTCGGGGCAGCTGGTGGGTTATACCGTCGATCTGTTCCAGCGCTGGTTCTGA
- a CDS encoding pyridoxamine 5'-phosphate oxidase family protein: MAETRAEHIAQLAELIKDVEVAMFTTTGVDGRLYSRPLATQQVNFDGDLWFVITADSPKVAEIALDPRVNVAYASPSKNTYVSVAGRARIVDDRAKIEELWSPAMKLFFPGGKDDPNLRLIHVRADSAEYWDGPGTLLGKALTFVLSAVQDEPAALADNGFIDLR; this comes from the coding sequence ATGGCCGAGACCCGCGCCGAACACATTGCCCAGCTGGCCGAACTGATCAAGGACGTGGAGGTGGCGATGTTCACCACCACCGGCGTTGACGGACGACTCTACAGCCGGCCGTTGGCCACCCAGCAGGTCAACTTCGATGGTGACCTGTGGTTCGTGATCACCGCCGACAGCCCGAAGGTGGCCGAGATCGCGCTCGATCCGCGGGTGAACGTGGCCTACGCCTCACCGTCGAAGAACACCTATGTGTCGGTGGCGGGGCGTGCGCGCATCGTCGACGACCGCGCGAAGATCGAGGAGCTGTGGTCACCGGCGATGAAGCTGTTCTTCCCCGGTGGCAAGGATGACCCCAACCTGCGCCTGATCCATGTGCGCGCCGACAGTGCTGAATACTGGGATGGTCCGGGCACGCTGCTGGGCAAGGCGCTGACCTTCGTGCTGTCGGCGGTGCAGGACGAGCCGGCGGCGTTGGCCGACAACGGTTTCATCGATCTGCGGTGA
- a CDS encoding TIGR03862 family flavoprotein, whose amino-acid sequence MSNRNTALPKRVAVIGGGPAGLFAAERLRAAGLEVDLYEAKGSPGRKFLIAGKGGLNLTHSDPRPLFDSRYREQAAVVGRWLDGFDAQALRDWAAGFGVETYVGSSGRVFPVDRKAAPLLRGWVRRLKEQGVRLHANHRWTGWSNDGALRFGTEAGEIDVHADATVLAMGGGSWPQLGSDGAWVALLQARGVDIAPLRSANCGFDVDWTPFFAQRNAGAPLKPVVAHWIDLAGQPQSLQGECVASEYGIEGSLIYALAADLRETINRDGHATLWLDLVPGRDEARLLADLSRPRKGRSFGEHLRRQAGLDAVKAALVFERLGKEAGNDLPAVVASLKRLPLRLLRPRPMAEVISTAGGVRLEALDDALMLRAVPGVFCAGEMLDWEAPTGGYLLTGCYASGLRAAEGVIGWLAER is encoded by the coding sequence ATGTCAAACCGTAATACCGCACTGCCCAAGCGGGTCGCCGTCATCGGCGGCGGCCCGGCCGGCCTGTTCGCCGCCGAGCGCCTGCGCGCCGCTGGGCTGGAGGTCGACCTGTACGAGGCCAAGGGGTCGCCCGGCCGCAAGTTCCTGATCGCCGGCAAGGGCGGGCTCAACCTCACCCATTCCGATCCGCGGCCGTTGTTCGACAGCCGCTACCGCGAGCAGGCTGCCGTGGTCGGTCGCTGGCTGGATGGCTTTGACGCGCAGGCACTTCGTGACTGGGCCGCCGGCTTCGGCGTCGAGACCTACGTGGGCAGCTCTGGCCGGGTGTTTCCGGTCGACCGCAAGGCGGCGCCGCTGCTGCGCGGCTGGGTGCGCCGATTGAAGGAACAGGGCGTGCGCCTGCATGCCAACCATCGCTGGACCGGTTGGAGCAACGACGGCGCCCTGCGCTTTGGCACCGAAGCGGGCGAAATCGATGTCCACGCCGATGCCACCGTGCTGGCGATGGGCGGCGGCAGCTGGCCGCAGCTGGGCAGCGATGGCGCCTGGGTTGCGCTACTGCAGGCGCGCGGCGTGGACATCGCGCCGCTGCGGTCAGCCAACTGCGGCTTCGACGTGGACTGGACCCCGTTCTTCGCCCAGCGCAATGCTGGCGCGCCATTGAAGCCGGTGGTCGCGCACTGGATCGACCTGGCTGGACAACCACAATCGCTGCAGGGCGAGTGCGTGGCCAGCGAATACGGCATTGAGGGCAGCCTGATCTACGCATTGGCCGCCGACCTGCGCGAAACCATCAACCGCGACGGCCACGCCACGCTGTGGTTGGACCTGGTGCCAGGTCGCGACGAAGCGCGCTTGCTGGCCGACCTGTCGCGCCCGCGCAAGGGCCGCAGCTTCGGTGAGCACCTTCGCCGCCAGGCCGGCCTGGATGCGGTGAAGGCCGCACTGGTGTTCGAGCGCCTGGGCAAGGAGGCCGGCAATGATCTGCCGGCCGTAGTTGCCTCCCTCAAGCGCCTGCCGCTGCGCCTGCTGCGTCCAAGGCCGATGGCCGAGGTGATCAGCACCGCCGGTGGCGTGCGCCTGGAGGCGCTGGATGATGCCCTGATGCTGCGGGCAGTACCCGGCGTGTTCTGCGCCGGCGAGATGCTGGACTGGGAGGCGCCGACCGGCGGCTACCTGCTGACCGGGTGCTATGCCAGCGGCCTGCGTGCTGCGGAAGGCGTGATCGGGTGGCTGGCGGAGCGGTGA
- a CDS encoding FMN-binding glutamate synthase family protein yields MHRYVVYLLAILMFPICLWLATIWPAWYWGVGLTAAMVALGTWDLLQKRSTLRRNYPVMAHFRYGLESIGPEIRQYFVQSDLEDVPFSRQQRALIYQRSKNEMDTVPFGTLRSTYAVDYEWINHSLAPTAIAKHDFRVLIGPNCAKPYSASVFNISAMSFGSLSANAIRALNEGARQGGFYHDTGEGSISPYHREMGGDLVWEIGSGYFGCRDEKGAFSEERFVANATHDQVKMIEIKLSQGAKPGHGGVLPAPKVTAEISVTRGVPMGVDCVSPSRHSAFSTPVELLQFVARLRELSGGKPVGFKLAIGHPWEWFGIAKAMQETGLLPDFIVVDGAEGGTGAAPAEFVDHVGVPMHEALLLVHNTLVGLDLRERIRIGAAGKITSAFDIARTIALGADWCNAGRGFMFALGCIQSLSCHTDKCPTGIATQNPARWKHLDAPDKATRVYSYHEHTLHALKELLCAAGLNDPAELGPEHILRRVSPVEIRSLASLYRYLEPGELLHKVPDHAVFHAFWADARSDSFQPPPKIQALRASKSR; encoded by the coding sequence ATGCACCGGTATGTCGTCTACCTGCTCGCCATCCTGATGTTCCCGATATGCCTGTGGCTGGCCACGATATGGCCGGCCTGGTATTGGGGCGTCGGCCTGACTGCCGCGATGGTGGCGCTGGGGACCTGGGATCTGCTGCAGAAGCGCAGCACGCTGCGCCGCAACTATCCGGTGATGGCGCACTTCCGCTATGGCCTGGAGTCGATCGGCCCTGAGATCCGCCAGTATTTCGTGCAGAGCGACCTGGAGGATGTGCCGTTCTCGCGCCAGCAGCGCGCGCTGATCTACCAGCGTTCCAAGAACGAGATGGACACGGTGCCGTTCGGCACCCTGCGCAGCACCTACGCGGTGGATTACGAGTGGATCAACCATTCACTGGCACCGACCGCCATCGCCAAGCATGACTTCCGCGTGTTGATCGGCCCGAACTGTGCCAAGCCCTATTCGGCCAGCGTGTTCAACATCTCGGCGATGAGCTTCGGTTCACTGTCGGCCAATGCCATCCGCGCGCTGAACGAAGGCGCGCGTCAGGGCGGCTTCTATCACGACACCGGCGAGGGTTCGATCTCGCCCTACCACCGGGAGATGGGCGGTGATCTGGTGTGGGAAATCGGCTCGGGCTACTTCGGTTGCCGTGATGAAAAGGGCGCCTTCAGCGAGGAACGCTTCGTTGCCAACGCGACCCACGACCAGGTCAAGATGATCGAGATCAAGCTGTCGCAGGGCGCCAAGCCGGGGCACGGCGGCGTGCTGCCGGCGCCGAAGGTGACCGCAGAGATTTCGGTGACGCGTGGCGTGCCGATGGGGGTGGACTGCGTGTCGCCGTCGCGTCACTCGGCGTTCTCGACGCCGGTTGAACTGCTGCAGTTCGTGGCCCGCCTGCGCGAGCTGTCCGGTGGCAAGCCGGTTGGTTTCAAGCTGGCCATCGGCCACCCGTGGGAGTGGTTCGGCATCGCCAAGGCAATGCAGGAAACCGGCCTGCTGCCGGACTTCATCGTGGTGGACGGCGCCGAAGGCGGCACCGGCGCAGCACCGGCGGAATTCGTCGACCATGTGGGTGTGCCGATGCACGAAGCGCTGCTGCTGGTGCATAACACCCTGGTGGGCCTGGACCTGCGCGAGCGCATCCGCATCGGTGCGGCCGGCAAGATCACCAGTGCCTTCGACATCGCGCGGACCATTGCGCTGGGGGCCGACTGGTGCAATGCCGGTCGTGGCTTCATGTTCGCGCTGGGCTGCATCCAGTCGCTGAGCTGCCACACCGACAAGTGCCCGACCGGCATCGCCACCCAGAACCCGGCGCGCTGGAAGCACCTGGATGCACCGGACAAGGCCACCCGCGTGTACAGCTACCACGAGCACACCCTGCACGCACTCAAGGAGCTACTGTGCGCCGCGGGCCTGAACGACCCGGCGGAGCTGGGCCCGGAGCACATCCTGCGTCGTGTTTCGCCCGTCGAGATCCGTTCGCTGGCCTCGCTGTACCGTTACCTGGAACCGGGCGAACTGCTGCACAAGGTGCCGGACCACGCAGTGTTCCATGCGTTCTGGGCCGATGCGCGCAGCGATTCCTTCCAGCCGCCGCCGAAGATCCAGGCGCTGCGCGCCAGCAAGTCGCGATAA
- a CDS encoding GNAT family N-acetyltransferase, which translates to MQFRRGTIADVATLWALRTRCVRETCSSHYPPEVIAPWSASPPPSQYAHLLGQGGCVVAEDGEGALLGFGVFDADANEVDALFVDPDRGGQGIGQALMQRLLAMADREREVVLSASLNAVPFYQRQGFISVSARAYPHPSGVALASVSMRRPW; encoded by the coding sequence ATGCAGTTCAGGCGCGGCACGATTGCCGATGTGGCCACGCTGTGGGCCCTGCGCACACGGTGCGTGCGTGAGACCTGCAGCAGTCATTACCCACCCGAGGTCATCGCGCCATGGTCGGCCTCGCCGCCACCGTCGCAGTACGCGCACTTGCTGGGGCAGGGCGGTTGCGTGGTGGCCGAGGATGGGGAGGGTGCCCTGCTTGGCTTCGGCGTGTTTGATGCCGACGCCAATGAAGTCGACGCGTTGTTTGTTGATCCCGACCGTGGCGGCCAGGGGATTGGGCAGGCGCTGATGCAGCGCCTGTTGGCGATGGCTGATCGTGAGCGTGAGGTGGTGCTGTCGGCCTCGCTCAATGCCGTGCCGTTCTATCAGCGGCAGGGGTTCATCAGCGTAAGCGCGAGGGCCTACCCACATCCCAGCGGCGTGGCGCTGGCCTCGGTGAGCATGCGCCGGCCGTGGTGA